Proteins co-encoded in one Acidobacteriota bacterium genomic window:
- a CDS encoding aminopeptidase P family protein → MPSRRSFLLAASAAAVAPSLDLQAQQPSSSFLSSGKLLPPAIAALTNRRSEAVPITLEEREHRIGRARELLAKNRIDALVICAGTSLNYFTGLHWEQSERFFAWVLPAKGNPFVVCPVFEEARLRERMDARPATLPAASATRFYTWYEDDSPYALLAKALKDAGISTGRIGLEERTQFAFTDGIEHAAPTLTTVSGTPVTAGCRAVKSAAELALMRLANDNTLKVYEAAWSSLSPGMTNEHVSQLISAAYDRTGFPGEASCQVGPYSALPHGSLQPQVIKEGEIILLDDGCTVEGYQSDISRSFVLGKASSKQKRIFDIVYKAQSAALAAGKAGAPCHAVDDAARKVIADAGFGPGYKYFTHRLGHGIGMDEHEWPYLVRGNNTTLEPGMTFSDEPGIYIVGEFGIRLEDDWVCTPNGGEMFTPQSPSLEQPFAKA, encoded by the coding sequence ATGCCATCCAGACGAAGCTTCCTCCTCGCGGCCTCAGCGGCAGCCGTCGCCCCGTCTCTCGACCTTCAGGCCCAGCAGCCTTCTTCTTCTTTCCTCTCCAGCGGCAAGCTGCTGCCTCCCGCCATCGCCGCGCTCACCAACCGCCGCTCCGAAGCCGTTCCCATCACACTCGAAGAGCGCGAACACCGCATCGGGCGCGCCCGCGAGCTACTCGCCAAAAACAGGATCGACGCGCTCGTCATCTGCGCCGGGACCTCGCTCAACTACTTCACTGGCCTCCATTGGGAGCAGTCCGAACGCTTCTTCGCCTGGGTGCTACCCGCAAAGGGCAACCCCTTCGTTGTCTGCCCCGTCTTTGAAGAAGCCCGCCTCCGCGAGCGCATGGACGCCCGGCCCGCCACACTGCCTGCGGCCTCCGCCACACGCTTCTACACCTGGTACGAAGACGACAGCCCCTACGCGCTGCTCGCAAAGGCCCTTAAGGACGCGGGCATCTCAACCGGCCGCATCGGCCTCGAGGAGCGCACCCAGTTCGCCTTCACCGACGGCATCGAGCACGCCGCCCCCACGCTCACCACCGTCAGCGGAACCCCCGTCACCGCCGGTTGCCGCGCCGTCAAGTCAGCCGCCGAACTCGCGCTCATGCGCCTCGCCAACGACAACACCCTCAAGGTCTACGAGGCAGCGTGGAGCTCTCTCTCCCCCGGCATGACCAACGAGCACGTCTCCCAGCTCATCTCCGCCGCCTACGACCGCACCGGCTTTCCCGGCGAAGCCTCCTGCCAGGTCGGCCCCTACTCGGCGCTCCCCCACGGCTCGCTCCAGCCGCAGGTCATCAAAGAAGGTGAGATCATCCTCCTCGACGACGGCTGCACTGTCGAAGGCTACCAGTCCGACATCTCGCGATCCTTCGTCCTCGGCAAGGCCTCCAGCAAGCAGAAGCGCATCTTCGACATCGTGTACAAGGCGCAGTCCGCCGCGCTCGCCGCAGGCAAAGCAGGTGCTCCCTGCCACGCCGTCGACGACGCCGCGCGCAAGGTCATCGCCGACGCCGGATTCGGCCCCGGCTACAAATACTTCACCCACCGCCTCGGCCACGGCATCGGCATGGATGAACACGAGTGGCCCTATCTCGTCCGAGGCAACAACACCACGCTCGAACCCGGCATGACCTTCTCCGACGAGCCCGGCATCTATATAGTTGGCGAGTTCGGCATCCGCCTCGAAGACGATTGGGTCTGCACCCCAAACGGAGGCGAAATGTTCACCCCACAAAGCCCCTCGCTAGAACAACCCTTCGCCAAAGCCTGA
- a CDS encoding helix-turn-helix domain-containing protein, producing MDNPTIEKPLNAQQLSEVIDLHPVTILRWAREGRIPHRRLSARKIMFLPSQIREWLASGSRYPEFAVHAAQPEQEKAA from the coding sequence TTGGACAATCCAACAATCGAAAAGCCTCTCAACGCTCAGCAACTCTCGGAAGTCATTGACCTTCACCCCGTCACGATCCTGCGATGGGCAAGGGAGGGACGTATCCCTCACCGCAGACTCTCGGCCCGCAAGATCATGTTCCTTCCCTCCCAGATTCGAGAGTGGCTTGCATCGGGTTCACGGTATCCTGAGTTTGCCGTTCACGCCGCCCAACCCGAACAGGAGAAGGCAGCATGA
- the fbp gene encoding class 1 fructose-bisphosphatase translates to MAMITTVQQHILQQQQSLLKSTGREATGTFSWLLSGITLATKMIEAKIRAAGLGDVLGAAGVENVQGEQQQKLDVFANQALLHCLGLRDSVAALVSEEDEEPVTFNRDAETGKYIIVFDPLDGSSNIDVNVNVGTIFSVLRRMPAELGTLEESILQQGFRQVAAGYVVYGPSTVLVYTTGNGVHGFTLDPKIGAFVLSHEQMKMPEQGSYYSTNEANAAGWPEEYRRYVAMLREGGLGKTYSSRYIGSLVADFHRTLLKGGVFLYPPTEKQAKGKLRLLYEANPLAFIAEQAGGAATNGAGRILDIRPDGIHQRTPFCVGSRREMEALKEMLSEVPVR, encoded by the coding sequence ATGGCGATGATTACGACCGTTCAGCAACACATCCTGCAGCAGCAGCAGAGCCTTTTGAAGTCGACCGGGCGCGAGGCGACGGGCACGTTCAGCTGGCTGCTGAGCGGCATCACTCTGGCGACGAAGATGATTGAAGCGAAGATTCGCGCGGCGGGGCTGGGGGACGTTCTGGGAGCGGCTGGCGTGGAGAATGTGCAGGGCGAGCAGCAGCAGAAGCTGGACGTCTTCGCGAACCAGGCGCTTCTGCACTGTTTGGGACTGCGCGACAGTGTTGCCGCACTGGTGAGCGAAGAAGACGAGGAGCCGGTCACGTTCAATCGCGATGCGGAGACGGGGAAGTACATCATCGTCTTCGATCCCCTGGATGGTTCGAGCAACATCGACGTAAATGTGAATGTGGGAACGATCTTCAGCGTGCTGCGAAGGATGCCGGCGGAGTTGGGGACGCTGGAGGAGTCGATCCTGCAGCAGGGGTTCCGGCAGGTCGCGGCGGGCTACGTGGTGTATGGGCCGTCGACGGTGCTGGTGTATACGACGGGCAACGGCGTCCATGGCTTTACGCTTGATCCGAAGATTGGCGCGTTTGTGCTGAGCCACGAGCAGATGAAGATGCCGGAGCAGGGAAGCTACTACTCGACGAACGAGGCGAACGCCGCGGGCTGGCCTGAGGAGTACAGGCGCTATGTGGCGATGCTTCGCGAGGGAGGTCTGGGGAAGACGTACAGCTCGCGCTACATCGGCAGTCTGGTGGCGGACTTTCATCGGACGCTGCTGAAGGGCGGCGTGTTTCTGTATCCCCCGACGGAGAAGCAGGCGAAGGGCAAGCTGCGGTTGCTATATGAGGCGAACCCGCTGGCGTTCATTGCAGAGCAGGCGGGAGGCGCGGCGACGAACGGCGCGGGACGTATTCTGGACATACGGCCGGACGGCATACATCAGCGCACGCCATTCTGTGTTGGCAGCCGCCGCGAGATGGAGGCGTTGAAGGAGATGTTGTCGGAGGTTCCGGTAAGGTGA
- a CDS encoding site-specific integrase, with product MIEPIAHKRTRFRTGSLITEKRQNGPAVYVYRWRKPHITGGTRQKKVVLGTVKELNKTQAQAKAEQYRQLANTAPQHNVNPSLTVTELVKHYTERELGEDSGKAAKPRKAYLYIFNNYILPKWGTLLLGQVKAVAVEDWLKTLPLANGSKAKVREVFGAAFRHAMRYELYPTNPIANVRQVRKRAVEPEILEPAEIAAILKQLDGVEPVRTAFLIAAVMGMRRGEIFGLQWKDVDLERAVLHVRRSFVDGVEGLPKTESSRRPLPLPPPAVEALSTWKKQSKYTDPGHWVFASEISFGKQPLWPGTLWRRNVVPAIERAGITKPKLGWHTLRRSYASLLLSMGISLRVSMELMRHSTPDMTLATYARTVGDEKRDAGSKLAALLLGNEEAA from the coding sequence ATGATCGAACCTATAGCGCATAAGCGCACTCGCTTTAGAACTGGGTCTTTGATAACTGAGAAGAGACAGAACGGCCCAGCGGTATACGTTTACCGTTGGCGTAAACCCCATATAACCGGAGGGACACGTCAAAAGAAAGTCGTACTGGGCACCGTCAAGGAATTGAACAAAACGCAGGCTCAGGCTAAAGCTGAACAGTACAGGCAGCTTGCCAATACAGCACCGCAGCACAATGTAAACCCATCTCTCACGGTTACGGAACTTGTGAAGCACTACACGGAACGCGAACTGGGAGAAGACTCAGGCAAGGCAGCAAAGCCCCGCAAGGCGTACCTGTATATCTTCAACAACTACATCCTGCCCAAGTGGGGTACTCTCTTGCTCGGACAGGTGAAGGCCGTAGCGGTCGAAGATTGGCTGAAGACATTGCCTCTGGCCAATGGCTCAAAGGCTAAGGTCAGAGAAGTCTTTGGTGCAGCATTCAGACACGCAATGCGTTACGAGCTGTATCCGACCAATCCCATTGCCAACGTCCGGCAGGTAAGGAAACGGGCCGTAGAGCCTGAGATTCTGGAACCTGCTGAGATCGCAGCAATCCTCAAACAGCTTGATGGAGTAGAGCCGGTACGCACCGCTTTTCTCATTGCGGCTGTCATGGGGATGCGAAGGGGAGAAATCTTCGGCCTACAGTGGAAGGATGTTGACCTTGAACGCGCAGTCCTGCATGTTCGCAGGTCATTCGTTGACGGTGTAGAGGGTCTACCTAAGACAGAATCCTCGCGTCGTCCACTTCCCTTGCCTCCTCCGGCTGTTGAGGCTCTGAGTACATGGAAGAAGCAATCCAAGTACACGGACCCCGGCCATTGGGTGTTCGCTTCCGAGATTTCCTTCGGCAAGCAGCCCCTCTGGCCTGGAACACTCTGGCGTAGGAATGTAGTTCCGGCAATCGAACGCGCCGGTATCACCAAGCCCAAGCTAGGGTGGCATACCCTTCGACGTAGCTACGCATCGTTGCTGCTGTCTATGGGCATCAGTCTCCGCGTGAGCATGGAGCTGATGCGGCACTCCACGCCGGATATGACCCTTGCTACCTACGCTCGAACGGTAGGAGATGAGAAACGGGATGCAGGCAGCAAACTCGCAGCTTTGCTACTGGGAAATGAGGAAGCTGCTTAG
- a CDS encoding CocE/NonD family hydrolase → MKRGFHFAIGLVFLVTGYAQAQLSGEPDDFVRTHFAKYEYRIPMRDGAKMFAAVYVPKPGAFKDAGPYPFLMTKTPYSCGPYGVDKFPARVGPSAELMESGYIFVCEDARGRYGSEGVFLEMNPHIDDKKSSKDVDESSDMYDTVEFLLKNVPNNNGKVGITGISYPGFYTSASIIDSHPAIKAASPQAPMTDLFFNDDGYHGGGFMLSANYGFYRGFFPQKNPVIPTAGGGGSRGGASRTENPDTYATLLGAGPTGNLDTGREYLDGKNWLFHDQLIHTTYDDYWQKRDLSRHMKNVHAATMEVGGWFDAEDLSGPFKTFHAIDKFNPGNSNTLVVGPWTHGGWSRTDGDRLGDVVFNAKTSLFYRSQIELPFFEHYLKDKPEPALPKAYVFETGTNVWKKYEAWPPKQAEAKTLYFRANGGLSFDAPAEKAGVDQYVSDPAHPVPFVGYPTDTVPQRYMDDDQRFASTRSDVLVYESEPLTQDVTIVGPVKPRLKIASTGTDADFVVKLIDVYPYDYPAPEGMSSGNKRIVGAAPVVMGGYQQLVRGEPMRAKFRDSWEKPTPLVPGKMTEVNGEMPDVNHTFRVGHRIMVQVQSSWFPLVDRNPQTFVDIPQVKPEQFVKATESVYRNAGAASGVEVLVLP, encoded by the coding sequence ATGAAGAGAGGGTTTCACTTTGCGATTGGACTGGTTTTTCTGGTCACGGGATATGCACAGGCACAGTTATCCGGCGAGCCAGATGACTTTGTGAGGACGCACTTTGCGAAGTATGAATACCGCATTCCGATGCGGGACGGGGCGAAGATGTTCGCCGCAGTCTACGTGCCGAAGCCGGGAGCGTTCAAAGATGCGGGGCCCTATCCGTTTTTGATGACGAAGACACCGTATAGCTGCGGACCGTATGGCGTGGACAAGTTTCCCGCGCGGGTGGGGCCGAGTGCGGAGCTGATGGAGTCGGGGTACATCTTTGTGTGCGAGGACGCGCGCGGACGCTACGGGAGCGAGGGCGTGTTTTTGGAGATGAATCCACACATCGATGATAAGAAGTCGTCGAAGGATGTAGATGAGTCGAGCGACATGTACGACACGGTGGAGTTCCTGCTGAAGAATGTGCCGAACAATAACGGTAAGGTGGGAATTACAGGGATCAGTTATCCGGGGTTCTATACGTCGGCGAGCATCATCGATTCGCACCCGGCGATCAAGGCGGCGAGTCCGCAGGCGCCGATGACGGATTTGTTTTTCAACGATGACGGCTATCACGGCGGCGGGTTCATGCTGAGCGCGAACTATGGGTTCTATCGCGGGTTCTTTCCGCAGAAGAATCCAGTGATTCCGACGGCAGGGGGCGGAGGGTCTCGCGGTGGCGCTTCCCGAACCGAGAACCCTGATACCTATGCGACGTTGCTGGGGGCGGGGCCGACAGGGAATCTCGACACGGGCAGAGAGTACCTGGACGGCAAAAACTGGTTGTTTCACGACCAACTGATTCATACGACGTATGACGACTACTGGCAGAAGCGCGACCTCTCGCGGCACATGAAGAACGTTCATGCGGCGACGATGGAGGTGGGTGGCTGGTTCGACGCCGAGGACCTTTCAGGGCCGTTCAAGACGTTTCATGCGATCGATAAGTTCAATCCGGGCAACAGCAACACGTTGGTAGTGGGGCCGTGGACGCATGGTGGATGGTCGCGCACGGACGGCGATCGGTTGGGCGATGTTGTCTTCAATGCGAAGACGTCGCTGTTTTATCGTTCACAGATAGAGTTGCCGTTTTTTGAGCACTACTTAAAGGACAAGCCCGAGCCTGCGCTGCCAAAGGCTTATGTCTTCGAGACAGGAACGAATGTGTGGAAGAAGTATGAAGCGTGGCCTCCAAAACAAGCTGAGGCGAAGACGCTTTACTTCAGGGCGAATGGCGGGTTGAGCTTCGATGCTCCGGCGGAGAAGGCAGGGGTTGATCAGTATGTGAGCGACCCGGCACATCCGGTGCCGTTTGTCGGTTATCCGACGGACACGGTTCCGCAGCGCTATATGGATGATGACCAGAGGTTCGCGTCGACGCGGTCGGACGTGCTGGTCTATGAATCGGAGCCGCTAACCCAGGACGTGACGATTGTGGGGCCGGTGAAGCCGAGGTTGAAGATCGCCTCGACCGGGACGGACGCGGACTTTGTGGTGAAGCTGATCGATGTGTATCCGTATGACTATCCGGCGCCGGAGGGAATGTCGAGTGGGAATAAGCGGATTGTCGGCGCAGCCCCGGTGGTTATGGGCGGCTATCAGCAACTGGTTCGCGGCGAGCCGATGCGGGCGAAGTTCCGCGATAGCTGGGAGAAGCCGACGCCGCTTGTGCCGGGGAAGATGACGGAGGTGAACGGCGAGATGCCGGACGTGAACCATACGTTCCGCGTGGGGCATAGGATCATGGTGCAGGTGCAGAGCTCCTGGTTCCCGCTGGTGGATCGCAATCCGCAGACGTTCGTGGATATTCCGCAGGTGAAGCCGGAGCAGTTCGTGAAGGCGACGGAGAGTGTGTACCGCAATGCAGGTGCGGCCAGTGGGGTGGAGGTGCTGGTGTTGCCTTAA